One genomic segment of Salminus brasiliensis chromosome 6, fSalBra1.hap2, whole genome shotgun sequence includes these proteins:
- the bnip3la gene encoding BCL2 interacting protein 3 like a, translating into MSAAAAAQQNNNEEPGLNGSWVELELNGNTGPVSQQLTPGLAASVGNGNVGESSAPLQPVQEVEEESLAGGLEHVPSSSSIHNGDMEKILLDAQHESSPSSSSCNSPPRPHSPEQDEGLITFDVEMPSERDCQSEDDSLEKDREDDILMNKGESWVADWSSRPENIPPKEFQFRHPKRSGSVSLSMRKTGVMKKGGVFSAEFLKVFIPSLLLSHILALGLGVYIGKRLTTPSTSSF; encoded by the exons ATGTCCGCCGCAGCCGCCGCGCAGCAGAACAACAACGAGGAGCCAGGGCTGAACG GCTCCTGGGTGGAGTTGGAGTTGAATGGGAACACGGGGCCAGTTTCCCAGCAGCTGACCCCTGGcctggccgcctctgtcggcaATGGAAATGTAGGAGAGTCCTCAGCTCCCCTACAGCCTGTACAGGAAGTGGAGGAGGAGAGCCTGGCTGGAGGCCTTGAGCATGTCCCTTCATCCTCTTCCATCCATAATGGAGACATGGAGAAGATTCTGCTGGATGCCCAGCACGAGTCCAGCCCCAGCAGCTCCtcctgtaacag TCCTCCCAGACCCCACAGTCCTGAGCAGGATGAAGGTCTGATCACCTTTGATGTGGAGATGCCCAGTGAGAGAGATTGTCAG TCAGAGGACGACAGTCTGGAAAAGGACAGAGAGGACGACATCCTCATGAATAAAGGCGAGAGCTGGGTGGCAGACTGGTCCAGTCGGCCTGAAAATATACCTCCCAA GGAGTTCCAGTTCCGACACCCAAAGCGTTCAGGTTCGGTCTCTTTGAGCATGAGAAAGACTGGAGTCATGAAGAAAGGAGGGGTCTTCTCGGCTGAATTCCTCAAAGTGTTCATCCCCTCTCTGCTGCTTTCTCACATTCTTGCCCTGGGACTAGG GGTCTACATTGGTAAAAGGCTGACTACACCTTCCACCAGTTCATTTTAA
- the ppp2r2aa gene encoding serine/threonine-protein phosphatase 2A 55 kDa regulatory subunit B alpha isoform: MEGDGGSEIRQWCLSQVKGAIDDDVTEADIISAVEFNHSGELLATGDRGGRIVIFQQEQESKSLPQSRGEYNVYSTFQSHEPEFDYLKSLEIEEKINKIRWLPQKNAAHFLLSTNDKTIKLWKISERDKRPEGYNLKEEDGRYKDPTSVTTLRVPVFQPMDLMVEASPRRVYANAHTYHINSISVNSDNETYLSADDLRINLWHLDFTDRSFNIVDIKPANMEELTEVITASEFHPLQCNTFVYGSSKGSVRLCDMRAAALCDRHSKLFEEPEDPSARSFFSEIISSVSDVKFSHSGRYMMTRDYLMVKIWDLNMESRPVEIYQVHEYLRSKLCSLYENDCIFDKFECCWSQDDSEVMTGSYNNFFRMFGRDGQPGMTLEASWESSSPRCPLRPWRVCAGSRRKEDEIGVDCLDFSRKILHTSWHPQDGIIAMATVNNLYIFQEKLN; the protein is encoded by the exons ATGGAAG GAGATGGGGGCAGTGAGATCAGACAGTGGTGTCTCTCTCAGGTCAAAGGAGCCATTGACGATGATGTAACGGAAG cTGACATTATCTCTGCGGTGGAGTTCAATCACTCAGGAGAGCTTTTGGCCACTGGTGATCGAGGTGGCAGAATAGTCATCTTTCAGCAGGAGCAAGAG AGTAAATCCCTGCCCCAGTCTCGGGGAGAGTACAACGTCTACAGCACCTTTCAGAGTCATGAACCAGAGTTTGACTATCTGAAGAGTCTGGAGATCGAGGAGAAGATCAACAAGATTCGTTGGCTCCCTCAGAAAAATGCTGCTCACTTTTTGCTGTCCACAAATG ATAAAACTATAAAGCTGTGGAAAATCAGTGAACGTGATAAAAGACCAGAGGGTTACAACCTAAAAGAGGAAGATGGGCGCTACAAGGATCCTACATCTGTTACTACACTACGG GTTCCAGTTTTCCAGCCCATGGATCTGATGGTAGAGGCCAGTCCTCGGCGGGTCTACGCCAATGCACACACCTATCACATCAACTCTATTTCAGTCAACAGTGATAATGAGACCTACCTGTCTGCAGATGACCTACGGATCAACCTGTGGCATCTTGACTTTACAGACCGTAGCTTCA ACATTGTGGACATCAAGCCTGCAAACATGGAAGAGCTGACCGAAGTCATCACGGCCTCAGAGTTCCACCCTCTCCAGTGCAACACCTTCGTCTATGGCAGCAGCAAGGGCTCTGTGCGCCTGTGCGACATGAGAGCGGCTGCGCTGTGTGATCGCCATTCAAAGC TTTTCGAGGAGCCTGAGGACCCTAGTGCCCGTTCCTTCTTCTCCGAAATCATCTCCTCCGTCTCAGATGTCAAGTTCAGCCACAGCGGCCGATATATGATGACCCGTGACTATCTGATGGTCAAGATTTGGGACCTCAACATGGAGAGCCGACCTGTGGAGATTTATCAG GTCCATGAGTACCTCAGGAGTAAGCTGTGTTCTCTCTACGAGAATGACTGCATCTTTGATAAGTTTGAGTGCTGCTGGAGTCAGGATGACAG TGAGGTGATGACGGGCTCCTATAACAACTTCTTCCGCATGTTTGGCCGTGACGGCCAGCCCGGGATGACCCTGGAGGCCTCTTGGGAAAGCAGCTCACCCCGCTGCCCGCTGCGGCCCTGGCGGGTGTGTGCAGGGAGCAGGCGCAAGGAGGACGAAATCGGGGTTGACTGCCTGGACTTCAGCAGGAAGATTCTCCACACTAGCTGGCACCCTCAGGATGGCATCATTGCAATGGCGACCGTTAATAACCTTTATATATTCCAGGAGAAACTGAACTAG